A stretch of the Aminipila terrae genome encodes the following:
- a CDS encoding response regulator transcription factor, whose product MLQKILIVEDDAALCNGIILALNNDNYLFMSAHTIAEAENLCNQNNYQLIILDINLPDGNGIDFLKWIKSRSDVKVILLTANDMEIDIVTGLESGADDYITKPFSLMILRARVNTQLRKIQSQNKFVIDDFSFNFETMNYKKGNSLVELSKTEQKLLWLLLNNRGNTVPRQVLISRIWDDSAEYVDENSLSVSIKRLRDKLEDNSSKPEYIKTIYGIGYSWAVR is encoded by the coding sequence ATGTTACAAAAAATTCTGATAGTTGAAGATGATGCAGCTTTATGTAATGGGATTATACTTGCGTTAAATAATGATAACTATTTATTTATGTCCGCTCATACCATTGCAGAGGCAGAAAATCTGTGTAATCAAAACAACTATCAACTTATAATTCTGGATATCAATTTGCCAGATGGGAATGGGATTGATTTTCTAAAGTGGATTAAAAGTCGTAGTGATGTAAAAGTGATTTTGCTTACGGCAAATGATATGGAAATTGATATTGTTACAGGATTGGAAAGCGGTGCGGACGATTATATAACGAAACCTTTCAGTCTGATGATACTCCGTGCAAGAGTGAATACTCAGCTTAGAAAGATTCAGTCCCAGAATAAATTTGTCATTGATGATTTTAGTTTTAATTTTGAAACCATGAATTATAAAAAGGGAAACAGCCTAGTAGAATTAAGTAAAACAGAACAGAAACTGCTTTGGCTGCTATTGAATAACAGGGGTAACACTGTTCCAAGGCAGGTACTGATAAGCCGAATATGGGATGATAGTGCAGAATATGTGGATGAAAACTCACTTTCCGTAAGTATTAAAAGACTTAGAGATAAACTGGAGGACAATTCATCAAAACCAGAGTATATTAAGACTATTTATGGAATAGGGTATAGCTGGGCGGTGAGATGA
- a CDS encoding sensor histidine kinase: MMNIFKLNKIMNRLEQMVENAINDQFIEDEFDETKMSALETRLKRYMLKNQIQSKQIEKERQQISELISDISHQTKTPIANLMLYSDLLWEQKELSPYSRQLIEEITRQSEKFNFLVGSLIKTSRLENGIINVLPADNSIDQLIQDAMKQVEINAEKKKISILYDNTGDKCRFDYKWTLEAVYNILDNAVKYTKEGGSIKIWTEAYEMFYKIIIKDNGIGIEESEQSKIFSRFYRSRNVSDKEGVGIGLYLSREIIERQGGYIKVDSSLGIGAAFCVFLPK, encoded by the coding sequence ATGATGAATATTTTTAAATTAAATAAAATCATGAATCGTCTGGAGCAGATGGTAGAAAATGCGATTAATGATCAATTTATTGAGGATGAGTTTGATGAAACTAAAATGTCTGCACTAGAAACACGGCTTAAACGTTATATGCTGAAGAACCAAATCCAATCAAAGCAGATTGAAAAAGAACGACAGCAAATCAGTGAGCTCATATCTGATATATCTCATCAGACCAAAACACCTATAGCCAATTTAATGCTATATAGTGATTTATTATGGGAGCAGAAAGAACTTAGCCCATATAGCAGGCAATTAATTGAGGAAATAACGAGACAAAGTGAGAAGTTTAACTTTCTGGTGGGCTCCCTTATAAAAACCTCCAGGCTGGAAAATGGCATTATTAATGTTCTCCCTGCAGACAACAGTATAGACCAATTGATTCAGGATGCCATGAAACAAGTTGAGATAAACGCTGAAAAGAAAAAGATTTCAATTCTTTATGATAACACAGGAGATAAATGCAGGTTTGATTATAAGTGGACTTTAGAAGCTGTTTACAATATCCTTGATAACGCTGTGAAATATACAAAAGAAGGTGGATCCATAAAAATATGGACAGAAGCCTATGAAATGTTTTACAAGATAATTATTAAAGATAATGGTATAGGTATAGAGGAATCAGAGCAGAGCAAAATATTTTCCAGATTCTATAGAAGTAGAAATGTTTCTGATAAGGAAGGTGTTGGAATAGGTTTGTATCTTTCCAGAGAGATTATAGAGCGGCAGGGAGGATATATAAAAGTAGATTCGTCATTGGGAATAGGTGCAGCATTTTGCGTCTTTTTACCTAAGTAA
- a CDS encoding ABC transporter ATP-binding protein — protein sequence MNILECKELRKFYGHGETTVKALDGINLAIKNGEFVAIVGTSGSGKSTLLHMLGGLDRPTDGSVTVDGKEIFTLKDDALTIFRRRKIGFVFQNYNLVPVLNVYENIVLPIQLDGNKIDKEYLNLVITTLGLSGKLKNLPNNLSGGQQQRVAIARALATKPAIILADEPTGNLDSKTSLDVMGLLKVTSKQFAQTIVMITHNEETAQMADRIIRIEDGKIAGGINA from the coding sequence ATGAACATTTTAGAATGTAAGGAACTTAGAAAATTCTATGGACATGGAGAGACGACAGTCAAAGCCCTTGATGGAATTAATTTAGCAATCAAAAACGGTGAGTTTGTAGCAATTGTAGGCACATCTGGAAGCGGAAAATCCACTCTTTTACATATGCTTGGAGGGCTGGACCGTCCAACAGACGGAAGTGTTACTGTGGATGGTAAGGAAATTTTTACTTTAAAAGATGATGCATTAACTATTTTTAGGAGAAGAAAGATTGGTTTTGTTTTTCAGAATTATAATTTGGTACCTGTCTTAAATGTTTACGAAAACATTGTTCTTCCAATTCAGCTGGACGGAAATAAAATTGACAAAGAGTATTTAAATTTAGTCATTACCACCCTGGGACTATCGGGAAAGCTAAAAAATCTGCCTAATAATCTATCGGGAGGGCAGCAGCAGAGAGTAGCCATTGCAAGAGCTCTGGCAACAAAGCCCGCCATTATACTGGCCGACGAACCAACGGGGAACCTGGACAGCAAAACAAGTCTGGATGTTATGGGATTACTTAAAGTTACAAGCAAACAGTTTGCTCAGACTATTGTGATGATTACCCACAATGAAGAAACGGCACAGATGGCGGACAGGATTATCCGGATTGAAGATGGAAAGATTGCAGGTGGTATAAATGCTTAA
- a CDS encoding ABC transporter permease, with product MLKVKNAKTINNLALKSFQSNKLRNVFVIIAITLTTILFTSVFTIGSSLIGSLQESTMRQVGSSAHGTYKNLTPDEYKKISKNKSIENIGYSVVLGYAENKELVKRPSEIRYTSSAWQAKSMFALPTSGRLPKAANEIAADDIVLKSLGIPCELGQHVTLEYLIDNKKITDTFTLVGFWKEDSVIPASEIWLSPAYVKNKLIGYRGYNIYGTINADVTFKNSFFIESKMQKVVSESGLPIDEIKYGVNWAYAGHGGSTDLTTILSVSGMIGLIILSGYLIISNIFYISIVKDIQYYGLLKAVGTTSRQIRKIIGKQAGILCCIGIPIGLAAGFLVGKVLTPVVLSSFNLITIIIPINPAIFIGAAMFSAITVYISIRKPSRIAAKVSAIEALRNSDNTIKVHKKIKKSKKISPFRMAKENVFRNRKKMIMVTVSLSLSLIILNCAYSIVKGFDMDKYLSNSMVKDFAVADAAYFNVYKCYRGEQTLNKEFLKELYSQEGIKETGNIYFCQINYNIDDKIKSAVKEATSRFNMSEKKSLVFKDKIAQKDFQVQLYGLDDSIFEELTCFKGNIDKDKFKTGKYIIASAFDSEGRISYYKIGDKVTIKYPKGNSQEYEVMAIANIPYPISVRYGDIIDVEFLLPSEEFCKNMGDLAPMMTTFDANEKEKKSIENYLDYYCNKVNTDMQYTSKATFAAEFEEVKQTYFSVGIVISSILAFIGIINFINTTITSLIARKRELAMLQSIGMTSRQMKQMIISEGLTYVCLTALTVLIVGSPIGYLGISATMCNNIAFTPIFTVVPSLLCLPVFVVLVYIITLSSYKVLNKKSIVERLREIE from the coding sequence ATGCTTAAAGTAAAAAATGCAAAAACCATCAACAACCTTGCTTTAAAATCCTTTCAATCAAATAAGCTGAGAAATGTTTTTGTAATCATAGCAATCACTTTAACAACCATTTTGTTCACCAGTGTTTTCACCATTGGGTCCAGTTTAATTGGGTCTTTACAGGAAAGTACCATGCGCCAGGTTGGAAGCAGTGCTCATGGGACGTATAAAAACCTGACACCAGATGAATACAAGAAAATAAGCAAGAATAAGTCAATAGAAAATATAGGCTATTCTGTGGTACTGGGATATGCAGAAAATAAAGAACTGGTAAAACGTCCGTCTGAGATCAGGTATACTTCCAGTGCGTGGCAGGCCAAAAGTATGTTTGCATTACCCACAAGCGGCAGGCTCCCTAAGGCTGCAAATGAAATCGCCGCAGATGATATTGTTCTTAAAAGCTTAGGAATACCGTGTGAGTTAGGACAACATGTTACTTTGGAGTACTTAATAGACAACAAGAAAATTACTGACACCTTTACTCTTGTTGGATTCTGGAAAGAAGACAGTGTTATACCTGCCAGTGAAATCTGGTTATCCCCGGCCTATGTTAAAAATAAACTCATAGGATATAGGGGGTATAATATTTATGGGACTATTAATGCAGATGTAACTTTTAAGAACAGCTTTTTCATTGAAAGTAAGATGCAGAAGGTCGTTAGTGAAAGCGGGCTTCCTATTGATGAAATTAAATATGGTGTAAATTGGGCTTATGCAGGACATGGAGGCAGCACAGATTTGACTACCATTTTAAGTGTATCAGGGATGATTGGTCTGATTATACTTTCCGGGTATTTGATTATTTCAAATATCTTCTATATATCCATTGTAAAAGATATTCAATATTATGGACTGTTGAAAGCCGTTGGAACCACTTCCAGACAGATTAGAAAAATCATAGGAAAACAGGCAGGCATCCTTTGCTGCATCGGCATTCCCATTGGGTTGGCTGCAGGCTTTTTAGTGGGGAAAGTATTAACCCCTGTAGTTTTGTCTTCTTTTAATCTGATTACAATAATTATTCCAATCAATCCAGCTATATTTATAGGGGCAGCTATGTTTTCAGCTATAACGGTTTATATCAGCATAAGGAAACCTTCCAGGATTGCGGCAAAGGTCAGTGCTATTGAAGCACTTCGAAATTCAGATAACACCATAAAAGTTCATAAAAAAATAAAGAAAAGTAAAAAGATAAGCCCTTTTAGAATGGCTAAAGAAAATGTTTTCAGAAACCGAAAAAAAATGATAATGGTAACGGTTTCCCTTTCCTTGAGTCTGATTATACTGAATTGTGCCTATTCTATTGTAAAAGGGTTTGATATGGATAAATACCTAAGTAATAGTATGGTGAAAGATTTTGCAGTAGCAGATGCGGCATACTTTAATGTATATAAGTGCTATAGGGGAGAGCAGACACTGAACAAAGAATTTTTAAAAGAATTGTATTCTCAAGAGGGCATAAAGGAAACCGGAAATATTTATTTTTGTCAAATAAATTATAATATAGACGACAAGATAAAAAGTGCAGTAAAAGAGGCCACATCAAGATTTAACATGAGTGAAAAAAAGTCCCTTGTATTTAAAGATAAAATAGCACAAAAAGATTTCCAGGTTCAGCTATATGGGCTAGACGATTCTATATTTGAGGAACTAACATGTTTTAAGGGAAACATTGATAAGGACAAATTCAAAACAGGGAAATATATTATTGCATCAGCTTTTGATTCAGAAGGACGGATTTCATATTATAAAATCGGGGATAAGGTAACAATAAAGTATCCAAAAGGAAATAGCCAGGAATATGAGGTGATGGCCATTGCCAATATTCCATATCCCATATCAGTCAGATATGGAGATATTATTGATGTGGAATTTCTTTTACCTTCAGAGGAGTTTTGTAAAAATATGGGTGATTTGGCACCTATGATGACAACCTTTGATGCAAATGAGAAAGAAAAGAAAAGTATAGAAAATTACTTGGATTATTACTGTAATAAAGTAAACACAGATATGCAATATACTTCAAAAGCAACCTTTGCCGCAGAATTTGAAGAGGTAAAGCAAACGTATTTTTCTGTTGGAATTGTTATAAGTAGTATTCTGGCATTTATAGGCATTATAAATTTTATCAATACAACCATTACTTCGTTAATAGCCAGAAAAAGAGAACTTGCCATGTTACAGAGCATCGGAATGACCAGCAGGCAAATGAAGCAGATGATAATATCAGAAGGCCTTACTTATGTTTGCCTGACGGCTCTAACGGTGCTTATTGTGGGAAGTCCCATTGGCTATCTTGGAATAAGCGCGACCATGTGTAATAACATAGCATTTACCCCTATATTTACGGTAGTGCCGTCTTTACTTTGCTTGCCAGTATTTGTTGTATTGGTCTATATTATTACTCTATCCTCCTATAAAGTGCTTAATAAAAAATCTATTGTTGAAAGACTCAGGGAAATAGAGTGA
- a CDS encoding FAD-dependent oxidoreductase, with protein sequence MYRVVVIGGGWSGCAAAVAARKAGASVVLVEKTDLLLGLGNVGGIMRNNGRFTAAEENIALGAAELFGITDSCSRHRNIDFPGHKHASLYDVMKVEPQVRRLLKDMGVEIRVMTRVIDVVTEIVELPEEKTQKYIKSLIVTNGVGLGQRNIDVQTIEGDVFIECTGSTGPMGNCLAYGNGCCMCILRCPAFGPRVSISQKAGVTDIMGMRKDGAWGAFSGSGKLEKGSLSEDIQQQLNQKGVVVIPLAAKEVSRDKLNLKVCQQYALDEYAENIILLDTGYAKIMTPFFPLEKLREVPGLENARYADPYAGGKGNSIRYLSVTERDDYMKVQGIENLLCGGEKSGLFVGHTEAITTGSLAGFNGARYLKGLKPMELPRQLATGDLIAYANERLQTREGLMTRYTFAGAEYFQRMQEKQLYSVDSDEIAGRVARTGLAGIYNEKII encoded by the coding sequence ATGTACAGAGTTGTAGTTATTGGCGGTGGCTGGTCGGGTTGTGCCGCAGCTGTGGCCGCCCGAAAAGCAGGGGCATCAGTAGTGCTTGTTGAAAAGACTGACCTGCTTTTAGGCCTAGGCAATGTTGGAGGCATTATGCGTAATAATGGCAGATTTACTGCTGCGGAAGAAAACATTGCTTTGGGTGCAGCGGAACTGTTTGGAATAACAGACAGCTGCTCCAGACATAGAAACATTGACTTTCCAGGTCATAAACACGCCAGTCTGTACGATGTTATGAAAGTAGAACCACAAGTGAGACGACTCCTAAAAGATATGGGTGTTGAAATACGTGTTATGACAAGGGTTATTGATGTGGTAACTGAGATAGTAGAGTTGCCTGAAGAAAAGACACAAAAATATATAAAGAGTCTTATTGTGACTAATGGGGTAGGACTTGGGCAGAGGAATATAGATGTGCAGACTATAGAGGGGGATGTTTTTATTGAATGCACAGGATCTACAGGACCTATGGGGAATTGCCTTGCTTACGGTAATGGATGCTGTATGTGCATACTCAGATGCCCTGCTTTTGGCCCTAGAGTCAGTATTTCGCAGAAGGCTGGAGTAACGGACATAATGGGAATGCGCAAAGACGGTGCATGGGGAGCATTCAGTGGTTCTGGCAAACTGGAAAAGGGTTCACTGTCTGAGGATATTCAGCAGCAGTTAAACCAAAAAGGAGTAGTTGTTATACCCCTTGCAGCCAAAGAGGTTTCCAGAGATAAGCTGAATTTGAAAGTATGTCAGCAGTATGCTTTGGATGAATATGCAGAGAATATCATACTGCTGGATACAGGATATGCTAAAATCATGACACCATTTTTCCCATTAGAAAAATTAAGAGAAGTACCCGGACTGGAGAATGCCCGCTATGCAGACCCTTATGCAGGAGGTAAGGGAAATTCCATCCGATATTTATCTGTAACAGAGAGAGATGATTATATGAAGGTGCAGGGTATTGAGAACCTCCTTTGTGGGGGAGAAAAGTCGGGGTTATTTGTAGGGCACACGGAAGCTATCACTACCGGAAGCCTGGCAGGCTTTAATGGAGCCAGGTACTTAAAAGGACTTAAACCTATGGAACTGCCGAGACAACTGGCTACGGGAGACTTAATTGCTTATGCGAATGAACGTCTGCAAACCAGAGAAGGCCTGATGACCCGGTATACTTTTGCCGGGGCGGAGTATTTTCAACGAATGCAGGAAAAACAGCTATATAGCGTAGATTCTGACGAGATTGCAGGGCGCGTAGCCAGAACAGGACTTGCAGGAATCTACAATGAAAAGATTATATAA